A stretch of the Argentina anserina chromosome 6, drPotAnse1.1, whole genome shotgun sequence genome encodes the following:
- the LOC126798710 gene encoding E3 ubiquitin-protein ligase APD2 isoform X2 — MTLILGVYGSETLELGPNTSILLQPNPIFVQSIKVEELNISSPGLVLYGFYDTPPLNTETTWSEVHRAAVPADSHKEWIYYLNKGSQITISYNISSSTSIFLIIAQGKEGLAQWLEEPTYPNTTLSWNLVHGSGKIQQDISTSYSYYISVGNMNYEDVEVQFNFTVDALLYDTSEAYYKCTFTDTSCSLKILFPNGNVGLLTSPGPEQNIDNRYVKLSYGPRWATYIIGIGAMTILMLLAFHFLSKFRCNNEDGTRVQHEEFRPERAPLLSYKDDDQSSWGSSYDSASNDEGDLEDLMAAGSLDGKSLRDGESNNTRRLCAICFDAPRDCFFLPCGHCAACFDCATRIAEAAATCPICRRNIKKVRKIFTV; from the exons ATGACTTTGATTTTGGGAGTGTACGGGTCTGAGACGTTAGAGCTTGGCCCTAATACTTCGATTCTTCTGCAACCTAACCCCATATTTGTGCAGTCTATTAAG GTGGAGGAGCTGAATATATCGAGTCCTGGGCTTGTTCTATATGGTTTTTATGATACTCCACCACTCAATACTGAGACGACTTGGTCAGAGGTACACAGGGCCGCTGTTCCAGCCGATTCTCATAAG GAGTGGATATATTATCTAAATAAGGGGTCTCAAATAACTATATCGTACAACATTTCCTCTAGCACGTCTATATTTCTAATCATTGCTCAAG GTAAAGAAGGCCTTGCTCAGTGGCTTGAAGAACCAACATATCCTAATACTACATTGTCATGGAACCTCGTTCATG GAAGTGGCAAGATCCAGCAGGACATATCAACATCTTATAGTTACTATATTTCTGTGGGTAACATGAACTACGAGGATGTGGAG GTGCAATTTAACTTCACAGTGGATGCTTTGTTGTATGACACAAGCGAAGCTTATTACAAGTGTACCTTCACAGATACATCCTGCAgtttgaaaattttgtttcCTAATGGAAATGTTGGTTTGCTCACCTCTCCTGGTCCAGAGCAG AATATAGACAACCGGTATGTCAAACTCTCATATGGACCAAGATGGGCCACATATATTATTGGTATAG GGGCGATGACTATACTGATGTTATTGGCCTTCCATTTCCTGAGCAAGTTTCGCTGTAACAATGAAGATGGAACAAGAGTTCAGCATGAGGAGTTCAGACCGGAAAGAGCCCCATTGCTTTCATACAAAGATGATGATCAATCAAGTTGGGGTTCCTCTTATGATTCGGCCTCGAACGATGAGGGGGATCTTGAAGACCTTATGGCAGCGGGTTCTCTTGATGGAAAATCACTAAGAGATGGTGAAAGTAACAATACTCGTAGACTTTGTGCAATTTGCTTTGATGCTCCTAGGGACTGCTTTTTCCTCCCATGTGGGCACTGTGCTGCTTGTTTTGACTGTGCGACAAG GATAGCGGAAGCTGCTGCTACTTGTCCCATTTGTCGGAGGAACATAAAGAAGGTGAGGAAGATTTTTACAGTATAA
- the LOC126798710 gene encoding E3 ubiquitin-protein ligase APD2 isoform X1, which produces MEVPHTSSSSSSSSSSPFSSTDAVIHRDASTSDAVASSSSTSQVRDEEDDHNRYRHHHDFRHPEPEVNDYRVGLSGFDETASVIRDDTWSGIIVLLTFWFFVSMTLILGVYGSETLELGPNTSILLQPNPIFVQSIKVEELNISSPGLVLYGFYDTPPLNTETTWSEVHRAAVPADSHKEWIYYLNKGSQITISYNISSSTSIFLIIAQGKEGLAQWLEEPTYPNTTLSWNLVHGSGKIQQDISTSYSYYISVGNMNYEDVEVQFNFTVDALLYDTSEAYYKCTFTDTSCSLKILFPNGNVGLLTSPGPEQNIDNRYVKLSYGPRWATYIIGIGAMTILMLLAFHFLSKFRCNNEDGTRVQHEEFRPERAPLLSYKDDDQSSWGSSYDSASNDEGDLEDLMAAGSLDGKSLRDGESNNTRRLCAICFDAPRDCFFLPCGHCAACFDCATRIAEAAATCPICRRNIKKVRKIFTV; this is translated from the exons ATGGAAGTCCCTCAcacttcgtcttcttcttcctcctcctcctcctctccgtTTTCTTCTACTGACGCCGTGATCCATAGGGACGCTTCCACCTCCGACGCAGTGGCTTCGTCGTCGAGCACCTCGCAGGTCCGCGACGAGGAGGATGATCACAACCGGTACCGCCACCACCACGATTTCCGGCATCCGGAGCCGGAAGTCAACGATTACAGAGTAGGCTTATCCGGATTCGACGAGACCGCCTCTGTGATTCGGGATGACACGTGGTCCGGCATCATCGTCCTCCTCACCTTTTGGTTCTTTG TGTCGATGACTTTGATTTTGGGAGTGTACGGGTCTGAGACGTTAGAGCTTGGCCCTAATACTTCGATTCTTCTGCAACCTAACCCCATATTTGTGCAGTCTATTAAG GTGGAGGAGCTGAATATATCGAGTCCTGGGCTTGTTCTATATGGTTTTTATGATACTCCACCACTCAATACTGAGACGACTTGGTCAGAGGTACACAGGGCCGCTGTTCCAGCCGATTCTCATAAG GAGTGGATATATTATCTAAATAAGGGGTCTCAAATAACTATATCGTACAACATTTCCTCTAGCACGTCTATATTTCTAATCATTGCTCAAG GTAAAGAAGGCCTTGCTCAGTGGCTTGAAGAACCAACATATCCTAATACTACATTGTCATGGAACCTCGTTCATG GAAGTGGCAAGATCCAGCAGGACATATCAACATCTTATAGTTACTATATTTCTGTGGGTAACATGAACTACGAGGATGTGGAG GTGCAATTTAACTTCACAGTGGATGCTTTGTTGTATGACACAAGCGAAGCTTATTACAAGTGTACCTTCACAGATACATCCTGCAgtttgaaaattttgtttcCTAATGGAAATGTTGGTTTGCTCACCTCTCCTGGTCCAGAGCAG AATATAGACAACCGGTATGTCAAACTCTCATATGGACCAAGATGGGCCACATATATTATTGGTATAG GGGCGATGACTATACTGATGTTATTGGCCTTCCATTTCCTGAGCAAGTTTCGCTGTAACAATGAAGATGGAACAAGAGTTCAGCATGAGGAGTTCAGACCGGAAAGAGCCCCATTGCTTTCATACAAAGATGATGATCAATCAAGTTGGGGTTCCTCTTATGATTCGGCCTCGAACGATGAGGGGGATCTTGAAGACCTTATGGCAGCGGGTTCTCTTGATGGAAAATCACTAAGAGATGGTGAAAGTAACAATACTCGTAGACTTTGTGCAATTTGCTTTGATGCTCCTAGGGACTGCTTTTTCCTCCCATGTGGGCACTGTGCTGCTTGTTTTGACTGTGCGACAAG GATAGCGGAAGCTGCTGCTACTTGTCCCATTTGTCGGAGGAACATAAAGAAGGTGAGGAAGATTTTTACAGTATAA